In Rattus norvegicus strain BN/NHsdMcwi chromosome 1, GRCr8, whole genome shotgun sequence, a genomic segment contains:
- the Trpt1 gene encoding tRNA 2'-phosphotransferase 1 isoform X2 has protein sequence MPLETPQALPSTLVHGTFWKHWPSILLNGLSRQGRTHIHLASGLPGDSGVISGIRPNCEVAVFINGALALTDGIPFFCSVNGVILTPGNADGFLLPKYFKEALQLRPTRKPLSLTGDKETESQSGPKHSSRGGRRKIQ, from the exons ATGCCCCTGGAGACACCACAAGCCCTGCCCTCGACACTAGTCCATGGTACATTCTGGAAGCACTGGCCATCTATTCTACTGAATGGCCTGTCACGCCAAGGAAGGACACACATCCACTTAGCCTCGGGGTTGCCTGGGGACTCTGGTGTCATCAGTG GCATTCGTCCAAATTGTGAAGTGGCAGTGTTCATCAATGGAGCCCTAGCCCTCACAG ATGGAATCCCTTTCTTCTGCTCTGTCAACGGAGTGATCCTGACTCCAGGGAATGCGGACGGTttcctgcttcccaagtacttCAAGGAGGCCCTGCAGCTGCGACCTACCC GAAAGCCTCTCTCCTTGACTGGTGATAAAGAGACAGAGTCTCAGAGTGGCCCCAAGCACAGctccagaggaggaagaagaaagatccaataa